A stretch of Streptomyces vietnamensis DNA encodes these proteins:
- a CDS encoding cytochrome P450 produces the protein MTVPPTEHATAQPGAIPPPGCPAHIGDGPGGATRLFGPAAETDPMGLYEQLRAAHGPVAPVLLDGDVRAWLVLGYLENRDVASRPTQFSRDPRVWHGWRSGEIDAATSPLVPMIGWRPDCVCADGEEHQRLRGAVTAGLGQFDHRGLRRLITRFAHELIDTFCERGEAELVEQFAEHLPMLTLTHLLGMSDESAPKLVHAARDLFKATETSLASNAYVLECLEQLVVEKHSRPGQDIASALLAHPAGLNDEEVQHHLRLILLAGYETTANLMANVLRMVVTDPRFRGSLAGGQMTLPEAVEQVLWDEPPLMVCPGRWANGDTTLGGQQIKAGDMLLLGLAAGNVDKTIRPTADTPVHHNRAHLSFSAGTHECPGQDIGRIIADAGIDILLTRLPDVALSVPEESLSWRSSTWARHLTALPVEFLPRPPQADDLPAPLPAPPARSGRSPAVAPPPVTDAPAGGPAPRVSWLIRVKRFLGWG, from the coding sequence CACCCGGCTCTTCGGACCCGCCGCGGAGACGGACCCGATGGGTCTGTACGAGCAGCTGCGCGCCGCCCACGGTCCGGTGGCGCCCGTCCTGCTCGACGGCGACGTCCGCGCCTGGCTCGTCCTCGGGTACCTGGAGAACCGTGACGTGGCCAGCCGCCCGACCCAGTTCTCCCGCGACCCGCGCGTCTGGCACGGCTGGCGCAGCGGGGAGATCGACGCCGCCACCTCCCCGCTCGTCCCGATGATCGGCTGGCGTCCCGACTGCGTCTGCGCGGACGGCGAGGAGCACCAGCGGCTGCGCGGCGCGGTCACGGCCGGCCTCGGCCAGTTCGACCACCGCGGCCTGCGGCGCCTCATCACCCGCTTCGCGCACGAGCTGATCGACACGTTCTGCGAGCGCGGCGAGGCGGAGCTGGTGGAGCAGTTCGCCGAGCACCTGCCCATGCTCACCCTGACCCATCTGCTCGGGATGTCGGACGAGTCCGCCCCCAAGCTGGTGCACGCCGCCCGCGACCTGTTCAAGGCCACTGAGACCTCGCTCGCCAGCAACGCCTACGTCCTGGAGTGCCTCGAACAGCTCGTCGTCGAGAAGCACAGCCGGCCGGGCCAGGACATCGCCTCCGCGCTGCTCGCCCACCCCGCGGGCCTCAACGACGAGGAGGTCCAGCACCACCTGCGGCTGATCCTGCTCGCCGGCTACGAGACGACCGCCAACCTCATGGCCAACGTCCTGCGCATGGTCGTCACCGACCCCCGGTTCCGCGGTTCCCTCGCGGGCGGCCAGATGACCCTGCCGGAGGCGGTGGAGCAGGTCCTCTGGGACGAACCGCCGCTGATGGTGTGCCCGGGCCGCTGGGCCAACGGCGACACCACCCTCGGGGGCCAGCAGATCAAGGCGGGCGACATGCTCCTGCTCGGCCTGGCGGCGGGCAACGTCGACAAGACGATCCGCCCGACCGCCGACACCCCCGTGCACCACAACCGCGCGCACCTGTCCTTCAGCGCCGGCACGCACGAATGCCCGGGCCAGGACATCGGCCGCATCATCGCCGACGCGGGCATCGACATCCTGCTCACCCGGCTTCCCGACGTCGCCCTGTCCGTCCCCGAGGAGAGCCTCAGCTGGCGTTCCTCCACCTGGGCCCGGCACCTCACGGCCCTGCCCGTGGAGTTCCTCCCGCGCCCCCCGCAGGCCGACGACCTCCCGGCCCCGCTGCCGGCCCCGCCGGCCCGGAGCGGGAGGAGCCCCGCGGTGGCCCCGCCGCCGGTCACGGACGCGCCGGCGGGAGGACCTGCGCCCCGGGTCTCGTGGCTGATCCGCGTCAAGCGCTTCCTGGGCTGGGGATAG
- a CDS encoding terpene synthase family protein has translation MTVRAVEVPLLWMPYALRVNPHLPALHEESESWARAMGMLDGYRGPSARPAIWSRSTFHAMTVDQLTAWTLPDASLADLRLNHRFNIWALAWDDYFASAFKQTGDLAGARAFTTRLHAFLRPERGARLPEPTNAVERGIADLQQQLFPPRLAHWRTEFNRALARYIDAGVEELVNSRSGRIPHLIDYAPFRRESFAAYTAPYSVELATGARIPEQIRHTRTVRALLDAFMDFMGLANDIASYEREVHEEKDVNNLVLVVGTSLGISLRDAVPAALNLVNARLRDFEHLRRSELPLLVRRDGLDREERAELETWLRGACGFLSGLHAWYTGAPRYASLPD, from the coding sequence ATGACCGTGCGTGCCGTCGAAGTCCCCCTGCTGTGGATGCCCTACGCGCTGCGGGTGAACCCGCATCTGCCGGCGCTGCACGAGGAGAGCGAGTCCTGGGCGCGCGCCATGGGCATGCTGGACGGCTACCGGGGGCCGTCGGCCCGTCCCGCGATCTGGAGCCGCTCCACGTTCCACGCCATGACCGTCGACCAGCTGACCGCCTGGACCCTGCCCGACGCCTCGCTCGCCGACCTCCGGCTCAACCACCGGTTCAACATCTGGGCCCTGGCCTGGGACGACTACTTCGCCTCCGCGTTCAAGCAGACCGGCGACCTCGCCGGAGCACGGGCCTTCACCACCCGGCTGCACGCCTTCCTGCGGCCCGAGCGCGGCGCCCGGCTGCCCGAACCGACGAACGCCGTCGAGCGGGGAATAGCCGATCTGCAGCAGCAGCTCTTCCCGCCGCGCCTTGCGCACTGGCGGACGGAATTCAACCGGGCCCTGGCGCGGTACATCGACGCGGGGGTCGAGGAACTGGTCAACAGCCGCAGCGGCCGCATTCCCCATCTGATCGATTACGCCCCGTTCCGACGGGAGAGTTTCGCCGCCTATACGGCCCCCTATTCCGTCGAATTGGCGACCGGCGCCCGCATACCCGAACAGATACGGCACACGCGGACCGTCCGCGCCCTGCTCGACGCCTTCATGGATTTCATGGGTCTCGCGAACGACATCGCGTCCTATGAAAGGGAGGTGCACGAGGAGAAGGACGTCAACAATCTGGTTCTGGTCGTCGGAACGTCCCTGGGGATCTCCCTCCGCGACGCCGTGCCCGCCGCGCTGAACCTGGTGAACGCCCGCCTGCGGGACTTCGAGCACCTCAGACGGAGCGAACTGCCGCTGCTCGTGCGCCGGGACGGCCTCGACCGCGAGGAACGGGCCGAGCTGGAGACCTGGCTCCGGGGAGCGTGCGGATTCCTCTCCGGCCTCCACGCCTGGTACACCGGAGCCCCCCGCTACGCCTCGTTACCGGACTGA
- a CDS encoding PucR family transcriptional regulator, giving the protein MSERESAEEYLEGYAEILAGVCATRRRLSREEREALGALGERAAEAGIGLRALVRAHLSAAQRVRPGLPPAVADHLLSAVEQAVDAFAEGHERAQYLAMRQEEAARREFIDDLLYGRSDLGRLAERAERFGLLLSHAHAVAVAQGPEPYSDGSAVTRTVESSLVARFGNRRILLTTKDGRLICVAPGDEPEVLTHFAKQAYAATDGGQVAIGRAHPGAGGVVHSYEEALNALALAARMNLNEPVLHAADLLVYPVLTRDRQAMAELVRTVLGPLRQARGGAKPLLDTLTAYFDTGCVTAQAARSLSLSVRAMTYRLDRIHRLTGADPADPVQRYTLQTAVIGARLLDWPDQPL; this is encoded by the coding sequence GTGTCGGAGCGGGAGTCGGCCGAGGAGTACCTGGAGGGGTACGCCGAGATCCTGGCGGGGGTGTGCGCGACCCGTCGAAGACTCAGCCGGGAGGAACGCGAAGCCCTGGGTGCGCTCGGCGAGCGGGCCGCGGAGGCCGGCATCGGACTGCGGGCCCTCGTCCGGGCCCACCTCTCCGCCGCCCAGCGGGTGCGCCCCGGCCTGCCGCCGGCCGTCGCCGACCACCTCCTGAGCGCCGTCGAGCAGGCCGTGGACGCCTTCGCCGAGGGGCACGAGCGGGCCCAGTACCTGGCGATGCGCCAGGAGGAGGCGGCGCGCCGCGAGTTCATCGACGACCTGCTCTACGGCCGGAGCGACCTCGGCCGCCTGGCGGAGCGGGCCGAGCGCTTCGGACTGCTCCTGTCCCACGCCCACGCCGTGGCCGTCGCCCAGGGCCCGGAACCGTACAGCGACGGCTCCGCGGTCACCCGTACCGTCGAGTCCTCGCTCGTCGCCCGCTTCGGCAACCGCCGCATCCTGCTCACCACCAAGGACGGACGGCTGATCTGCGTCGCGCCGGGCGACGAGCCCGAGGTGCTCACCCACTTCGCCAAGCAGGCGTACGCGGCGACCGACGGCGGCCAGGTGGCCATCGGCCGCGCGCACCCGGGCGCGGGCGGCGTCGTCCACTCCTACGAGGAGGCCCTCAACGCCCTCGCCCTCGCGGCCCGCATGAACCTGAACGAGCCGGTCCTGCACGCCGCCGACCTGCTCGTCTACCCCGTCCTCACCCGCGACCGGCAGGCCATGGCCGAGCTCGTCCGCACCGTGCTCGGCCCGCTCCGGCAGGCCCGCGGCGGCGCGAAGCCCCTCCTCGACACGCTCACGGCGTACTTCGACACCGGCTGCGTCACCGCCCAGGCGGCCCGCAGCCTCAGCCTCAGCGTGCGGGCCATGACCTACCGCCTGGACCGCATCCACCGTCTGACCGGCGCCGACCCGGCCGATCCCGTCCAGCGCTACACCCTCCAGACGGCCGTCATCGGCGCCCGCCTCCTCGACTGGCCCGATCAGCCGCTGTAA
- a CDS encoding molybdopterin-dependent oxidoreductase: MSRRTGAFAVWGEVALPATLTVADLRRDWAQHRAEVVFDCATAGPRRHAFEGPLLRDVVAATRPGFDPARRKERSRFLLSVTGDDGHHALLSWAEIDSDFGAAPVLLATRMDGEWLDGPGAQLVVPSDRCGARYVSGVTGVWIGAFRAPRSPGAGVTRVSGRA; encoded by the coding sequence ATGAGTCGCCGTACCGGAGCCTTCGCCGTCTGGGGAGAGGTGGCCCTCCCGGCCACCCTGACCGTCGCGGATCTGCGCAGGGACTGGGCCCAGCACCGGGCCGAGGTCGTCTTCGACTGCGCGACGGCCGGTCCCCGGCGGCACGCCTTCGAGGGCCCGCTGCTGCGCGACGTCGTGGCGGCGACGCGTCCGGGGTTCGATCCGGCCCGCCGCAAGGAGCGGTCCCGTTTCCTGCTCTCCGTGACCGGCGACGACGGGCATCACGCGCTGCTCTCCTGGGCGGAGATCGACTCCGACTTCGGCGCCGCCCCCGTCCTGCTCGCGACCCGGATGGACGGGGAGTGGCTCGACGGTCCCGGTGCGCAGCTCGTCGTCCCCTCGGACCGTTGCGGCGCCCGCTACGTGAGCGGCGTCACCGGCGTCTGGATCGGCGCGTTCCGGGCGCCGCGCTCCCCCGGGGCCGGGGTCACCCGCGTATCCGGTAGAGCCTGA
- a CDS encoding crotonase/enoyl-CoA hydratase family protein — MTDAAATPADQDAVRVERSGPVTTVVLSRPAARNAVDGPTAARLADAFRAFEADEEASVAVLWGEGGTFCAGADLKAVGTERGNRVAPDGDGPMGPTRLRLTKPVIAAVTGHAVAGGLELALWCDLRVVEEDAVLGVFCRRWGVPLIDGGTVRLPRLIGESRAMDLILTGRPVAAAEAYEIGLANRLVPKGRARAAAEELAREIAAFPQLCLRHDRLSVREQHGLPEPEALAVELRHGMVPLSAGETLSGAARFASGAGRHGSFTT; from the coding sequence ATGACCGATGCAGCAGCGACACCGGCGGACCAGGACGCCGTCCGCGTCGAGCGCTCCGGGCCCGTGACCACGGTGGTCCTGTCGCGGCCCGCCGCGCGCAACGCCGTCGACGGACCGACGGCCGCCCGACTCGCCGACGCGTTCCGCGCGTTCGAGGCCGACGAGGAGGCCTCGGTCGCGGTGCTGTGGGGCGAGGGCGGCACGTTCTGCGCGGGCGCCGACCTCAAGGCCGTCGGCACCGAGCGCGGGAACCGGGTGGCGCCCGACGGCGACGGCCCGATGGGGCCGACCCGGCTGCGCCTGACCAAACCGGTCATCGCGGCCGTCACCGGCCATGCCGTGGCCGGCGGCCTCGAACTGGCCCTCTGGTGCGACCTGCGCGTCGTCGAGGAGGACGCGGTCCTCGGGGTGTTCTGCCGCCGGTGGGGAGTGCCCCTGATCGACGGCGGAACGGTCCGGCTGCCGCGGCTCATCGGCGAGAGCCGCGCCATGGACCTGATCCTGACCGGCCGGCCGGTCGCGGCCGCGGAGGCGTACGAGATCGGGCTCGCCAACCGTCTCGTGCCGAAGGGCCGGGCCCGGGCCGCGGCGGAGGAACTCGCCCGGGAGATCGCCGCGTTCCCCCAGCTGTGCCTGCGCCACGACCGCCTGTCCGTACGGGAGCAGCACGGGCTGCCCGAGCCCGAGGCCCTGGCGGTCGAACTGCGGCACGGCATGGTGCCGCTGTCGGCCGGCGAGACCCTCTCGGGCGCCGCACGCTTCGCGTCCGGGGCGGGACGGCACGGCTCCTTCACCACCTGA
- a CDS encoding VOC family protein: MLTTAFVPGAPCWLDLGAPDVPAAAAFYGGAFGWEYESMGEGRDAEGGMFRKDGKIVAGLGRLTEQGARSAWMIYYAVTDADATTRAVERAGGTVRVEPRSFGDEGRMAQYSDPLGGQFAVWQAGDTKGFELVDAPGSLSWTELYTSDAAAAKEFYGEVLGWQFADMDLPGDAGTYTLVTPAGLPQERMHGGLMQVPADALTLANGRPYWHPVFDVEDCDATLAKITAIGGGVQMGPQDMEGVGRLAVCLDPSNADFVVLTPPSG, encoded by the coding sequence ATGCTCACCACCGCCTTCGTGCCGGGCGCCCCCTGTTGGCTCGACCTCGGCGCCCCCGACGTACCGGCCGCCGCCGCCTTCTACGGCGGCGCGTTCGGCTGGGAGTACGAGTCCATGGGCGAGGGCCGGGACGCGGAGGGCGGGATGTTCCGGAAGGACGGGAAGATCGTCGCCGGGCTCGGCAGGCTGACCGAGCAGGGCGCCCGCTCGGCCTGGATGATCTACTACGCCGTCACCGACGCGGACGCCACGACCCGGGCGGTGGAGCGCGCGGGCGGCACCGTACGGGTGGAGCCGAGGAGCTTCGGCGATGAGGGCCGGATGGCCCAGTACAGCGACCCGCTGGGGGGACAGTTCGCCGTCTGGCAGGCCGGCGACACCAAGGGCTTCGAGCTCGTGGACGCGCCCGGATCGCTGAGCTGGACCGAGCTGTACACGAGCGACGCGGCGGCCGCGAAGGAGTTCTACGGCGAGGTCCTCGGCTGGCAGTTCGCCGACATGGACCTGCCGGGCGATGCGGGCACGTACACCCTCGTCACCCCCGCGGGACTCCCCCAGGAGCGCATGCACGGCGGTCTCATGCAGGTGCCCGCCGACGCCCTCACCCTCGCGAACGGGCGGCCGTACTGGCACCCCGTCTTCGACGTCGAGGACTGCGACGCCACCCTCGCCAAGATCACCGCGATCGGGGGCGGGGTGCAGATGGGGCCGCAGGACATGGAGGGGGTGGGCCGGCTCGCCGTCTGCCTGGATCCGTCGAACGCCGACTTCGTCGTCCTCACCCCGCCGTCCGGCTGA
- a CDS encoding sulfatase family protein has protein sequence MSENRRPQVSRRGFLGGAAAVAAATAVPALAQVAGAGPAAAAGRPNILLIVTDDQPKHTEWALPKTVAWLADQGVKFTNGHVTTPLCAPSRSSVFSGRHAHNHGVRNNKASYALDQSTTLQKYLKQAGYRTGLFGKYLNSWTLADNPPHFEDFALLQPAYVDAQWNVNGTVQTINGYTTTIVKNRTLNFLDKAATDTRPWFAYVTPYASHGPRTPEAKYADTVVPDWNGRPSVPENDRSDKPAYIKNATGTLADGRTIRAEQLRTLLSVDDAVQAFKDKLQALGQLDNTLVIYIGDNGFSWGDHGWTAKSVPYRPAHEVPFYLSWPAGGLGAGTVDNRIVANIDIAPTILDAAGITPAAPQDGRSLLSGYSRDHLLVEWWKQGTTTGGAPTWSSYVAKDKQYTEYYDLTTDVNGTVSGTGQVKFREYYDLVDDPYQLANKLYQATPADEQALGIPALAAQLAADRVA, from the coding sequence ATGAGCGAGAACCGACGCCCGCAGGTCAGCCGCCGCGGCTTCCTCGGCGGCGCCGCCGCCGTCGCGGCCGCGACCGCCGTACCCGCCCTCGCGCAGGTCGCCGGAGCCGGCCCCGCCGCTGCCGCCGGCCGGCCGAACATCCTGCTGATCGTCACCGACGACCAGCCCAAGCACACCGAATGGGCGCTGCCCAAGACCGTCGCCTGGCTCGCCGACCAGGGCGTGAAGTTCACCAACGGCCACGTCACCACCCCGCTCTGCGCTCCCTCGCGCTCCAGCGTGTTCTCCGGCCGTCACGCCCACAACCACGGCGTGCGCAACAACAAGGCCTCGTACGCGCTCGACCAGAGCACCACCCTGCAGAAGTACCTCAAGCAGGCGGGCTACCGCACCGGCCTGTTCGGCAAGTACCTCAACTCCTGGACCCTGGCGGACAATCCGCCGCACTTCGAGGATTTCGCCCTCCTCCAGCCCGCGTACGTCGACGCCCAGTGGAACGTCAACGGCACCGTCCAGACGATCAACGGCTACACCACGACCATCGTCAAGAACCGCACCCTGAACTTCCTGGACAAGGCCGCCACCGACACCCGGCCCTGGTTCGCGTACGTCACCCCGTACGCCTCCCACGGCCCCCGCACCCCCGAGGCGAAGTACGCGGACACCGTCGTCCCGGACTGGAACGGCCGCCCCTCGGTCCCCGAGAACGACCGCAGCGACAAGCCGGCGTACATCAAGAACGCCACCGGCACCCTCGCCGACGGCCGGACCATCCGCGCCGAGCAGCTGCGCACCCTGCTCTCCGTCGACGACGCCGTACAGGCCTTCAAGGACAAGCTCCAGGCCCTGGGCCAGCTCGACAACACCCTCGTCATCTACATCGGCGACAACGGCTTCAGCTGGGGCGACCACGGCTGGACGGCCAAGTCGGTGCCCTACCGGCCGGCGCACGAGGTGCCGTTCTACCTCTCGTGGCCGGCCGGCGGGCTGGGCGCGGGAACCGTGGACAACCGCATCGTCGCGAACATCGACATCGCGCCGACCATCCTCGACGCCGCCGGCATCACCCCGGCCGCACCGCAGGACGGCCGGTCCCTGCTCTCCGGCTACAGCCGCGACCACCTCCTGGTGGAGTGGTGGAAGCAGGGCACGACCACCGGCGGTGCGCCCACCTGGTCCTCGTACGTGGCCAAGGACAAGCAGTACACGGAGTACTACGACCTGACGACCGACGTGAACGGCACGGTGTCCGGCACCGGCCAGGTGAAGTTCCGCGAGTACTACGACCTGGTCGACGACCCGTACCAGCTGGCCAACAAGCTCTACCAGGCCACACCGGCCGACGAGCAGGCCCTCGGCATCCCCGCCCTGGCCGCGCAGCTCGCCGCCGACCGCGTGGCCTGA
- a CDS encoding formylglycine-generating enzyme family protein, with translation MPECCTPGRAHHAVLTLAPPLPPARPSRIARQLLALPGGRFLMGTDDPEGFPADAEGPVREVAVEPFRIAATTVTNAQFATFVKATGHVTDAERFGFSFVFGAFLADEVAAVSASVAAVPWWRAVEGAGWRHPEGPGSHVTDRQNHPVVHVSWHDAQAYCRWSGTRLPTEAEWEYAARGGLEQRRYPWGDELTSGGRPLCNIWQGDFPDLPTGGGHAGTAPVKSFRPNGFGLYNTVGNVWEWSADPFTPGDGTARAMRGGSYLCHDSYCNRYRVAARSSNTPDSSTGNIGFRVAADPQ, from the coding sequence ATGCCCGAATGCTGCACCCCAGGCCGCGCCCACCATGCCGTCCTGACCCTCGCCCCGCCCCTCCCGCCGGCCCGCCCCTCCCGGATCGCCCGGCAGCTGCTCGCCCTGCCCGGAGGACGCTTCCTCATGGGCACCGACGACCCGGAGGGCTTCCCCGCGGACGCCGAGGGACCGGTCCGCGAGGTGGCCGTGGAGCCCTTCCGCATCGCGGCCACGACGGTGACGAACGCGCAGTTCGCCACCTTCGTCAAAGCCACCGGACACGTCACCGACGCCGAGCGCTTCGGCTTCTCCTTCGTCTTCGGGGCCTTCCTCGCCGACGAGGTCGCCGCGGTCTCCGCGTCCGTGGCGGCCGTCCCGTGGTGGCGGGCGGTGGAGGGGGCCGGCTGGCGCCACCCCGAGGGCCCCGGCTCCCACGTCACCGACCGGCAGAACCACCCCGTCGTCCATGTGTCCTGGCACGACGCCCAGGCCTACTGCCGCTGGTCCGGCACCCGCCTGCCCACCGAGGCCGAGTGGGAGTACGCGGCCCGCGGCGGCCTGGAGCAGCGCCGGTACCCGTGGGGCGACGAACTCACGTCCGGCGGCCGCCCGCTGTGCAACATCTGGCAGGGCGACTTCCCGGACCTGCCCACCGGAGGCGGGCACGCGGGCACGGCCCCCGTGAAGTCCTTCCGGCCCAACGGCTTCGGCCTCTACAACACGGTCGGCAACGTCTGGGAGTGGAGCGCGGACCCGTTCACCCCCGGCGACGGGACCGCGCGGGCGATGCGCGGCGGCTCGTACCTGTGCCACGACTCCTACTGCAACCGGTACCGGGTGGCCGCCCGCAGCTCCAACACGCCCGACAGCTCGACCGGCAACATCGGCTTCCGGGTGGCCGCCGACCCCCAGTAG
- a CDS encoding LysR family transcriptional regulator gives MRMTQSVEAGGLDLNLLLALDVLLEEQSVRGAARRLHLSEPATSRTLGRIRKALGDPILVRAGRAMVPTPYALSVRAEVGAVVERARALFAASGPTDLRTVARTFTVLGQDSHPALLGPALLERAGREAPQVRLRFLNESHIDAPTLREGVADLEIGVIDTVHPEVHTEHVLDDRMLAVVRAGHPLLRGRLTRRRFAADADHLVVSRRGRLHGPIDAALAEHGLRRRVVASVGTYPASLFLLRDTDLVGLIGARSRSLADALGLVTFEVPLDLPLLQVGLAWHPRHDADPAHAWLRGCVRDLLLDRSG, from the coding sequence GTGCGTATGACGCAATCCGTGGAGGCCGGCGGTCTCGACCTCAATCTTCTGCTCGCCCTCGACGTCCTTCTCGAGGAGCAGAGCGTGCGGGGAGCGGCCCGGCGGCTGCACCTGTCCGAGCCGGCCACCAGCCGCACCCTGGGCCGGATCCGCAAGGCGCTCGGCGATCCGATCCTGGTGCGCGCCGGGCGCGCGATGGTGCCGACGCCGTACGCGCTGTCCGTACGGGCCGAGGTCGGGGCGGTGGTGGAGCGGGCCAGGGCGCTGTTCGCGGCGTCGGGCCCCACCGATCTCCGTACCGTCGCGCGCACGTTCACGGTGCTCGGCCAGGACTCCCACCCCGCGCTGCTCGGCCCCGCACTGCTCGAGCGTGCCGGGCGCGAGGCCCCGCAAGTGCGGCTGCGGTTCCTGAACGAGAGTCACATCGACGCGCCGACGCTGCGGGAGGGCGTCGCCGACCTGGAGATCGGTGTCATCGACACCGTCCATCCCGAGGTGCACACCGAACACGTCCTGGACGACCGCATGCTCGCGGTCGTCCGGGCGGGGCATCCGCTCCTCCGGGGGCGGCTGACGCGGCGGCGGTTCGCGGCGGACGCGGACCATCTGGTCGTCTCGCGCCGGGGACGGCTGCACGGCCCCATCGACGCCGCGCTGGCCGAGCACGGGCTGCGGCGGCGGGTCGTCGCGAGCGTCGGCACGTACCCGGCGTCGCTGTTCCTCCTCCGCGACACCGATCTCGTCGGCCTGATCGGCGCGCGGAGCCGCTCGCTGGCCGACGCCCTCGGCCTGGTCACCTTCGAGGTCCCCCTCGACCTGCCGCTCCTGCAGGTCGGCCTGGCCTGGCATCCGCGGCACGACGCCGACCCGGCGCACGCCTGGCTGCGCGGCTGCGTACGGGACCTGCTGCTCGACCGGTCCGGTTGA
- a CDS encoding MFS transporter — protein MSSPALSPPSSTPADAPVDSPPSPLKRSTLLALCACVLVAQSMVAAINLLIPQLAASSLHPSATELLWTVDAYVIVFAGLLIPVGALGDRRGRKGVLLAGLALFAAGAALSALAASPALLIAGRGVSGAGAACITPATMSILVQLAGPEHRARALASWTLAIGLGGLAGNAGGGAVGQFLSWRALFWLMVPLAVLLAWAVAVAVPRTDRSPHGRPDPRGTLLLVAALVALLAGIIEGPTYGWTSPRILVLFAVGAALTGLFTWYALRSPAALFDPRVFRSRRLRAAVLGTATGFFGLFSLFYANSQYLQYVKGYGPAVTGLAIVPLTIGMALFPKVATRWQAASGPRPAVATGLFLIGAGLLGASTADAATPYALYACWLLVISAGTGLCMPALTVGVVSALPAHQAGLGSGLGTSAREIGAALGVAVTGTVLAVHAADARAGSFADAMSPALRTVGAVVLVATVLVTVGYRTGSGGAAATR, from the coding sequence ATGTCCTCGCCTGCCCTCTCGCCGCCTTCCTCCACCCCGGCCGACGCCCCGGTGGACTCCCCGCCGAGCCCGCTCAAGCGGTCGACCCTGCTCGCCCTGTGCGCCTGCGTCCTCGTCGCACAGAGCATGGTCGCCGCCATCAACCTCCTCATCCCCCAACTCGCCGCCTCCTCCCTCCATCCGTCCGCCACCGAACTCCTCTGGACGGTGGACGCGTACGTCATCGTCTTCGCCGGACTGCTCATCCCCGTCGGAGCCCTGGGCGACCGCCGGGGCCGCAAGGGCGTGCTGCTCGCCGGACTCGCGCTGTTCGCCGCCGGAGCGGCACTCAGCGCCCTGGCCGCCTCGCCCGCGCTGCTGATCGCCGGCCGCGGGGTGTCCGGCGCCGGAGCCGCCTGCATCACGCCCGCGACCATGTCGATCCTCGTCCAGCTCGCCGGACCGGAACACCGGGCCAGGGCCCTCGCCTCCTGGACCCTCGCCATCGGCCTGGGCGGCCTCGCGGGCAACGCCGGCGGGGGAGCGGTCGGGCAGTTCCTGTCCTGGCGCGCCCTGTTCTGGCTGATGGTCCCCCTGGCCGTACTCCTCGCCTGGGCCGTCGCGGTCGCCGTGCCGCGCACCGATCGCTCCCCGCACGGCCGCCCCGACCCGCGCGGCACCCTGCTGCTCGTCGCGGCCCTGGTCGCCCTCCTCGCGGGCATCATCGAAGGCCCGACGTACGGCTGGACCTCACCCCGCATCCTCGTCCTCTTCGCCGTGGGCGCGGCCCTGACCGGCCTGTTCACCTGGTACGCGCTCCGCTCGCCGGCCGCCCTGTTCGACCCGCGGGTCTTCCGCTCCCGGCGGCTGCGCGCCGCCGTCCTGGGCACGGCCACCGGCTTCTTCGGCCTCTTCTCGCTCTTCTACGCCAACTCGCAGTACCTGCAGTACGTCAAGGGGTACGGCCCCGCCGTCACCGGCCTCGCCATCGTCCCGCTCACGATCGGCATGGCCCTCTTCCCCAAGGTCGCCACCCGCTGGCAGGCCGCCTCGGGACCGCGCCCCGCCGTCGCCACCGGACTCTTCCTGATCGGCGCCGGACTCCTGGGAGCCTCCACCGCCGACGCGGCCACACCGTACGCGCTGTACGCCTGCTGGCTGCTCGTCATCTCGGCGGGAACAGGCCTGTGCATGCCGGCCCTGACGGTCGGCGTCGTCTCCGCCCTCCCCGCGCACCAGGCCGGCCTCGGTTCGGGCCTCGGCACCTCGGCGAGGGAGATCGGCGCCGCCCTCGGCGTGGCCGTCACCGGCACCGTACTCGCCGTCCACGCCGCCGACGCCCGTGCGGGCTCCTTCGCCGACGCGATGAGCCCGGCGCTGCGCACGGTGGGCGCGGTCGTCCTGGTCGCCACGGTCCTGGTCACCGTCGGCTACCGGACCGGGTCCGGCGGGGCCGCCGCCACCCGCTGA